The sequence below is a genomic window from Methylotuvimicrobium sp. KM2.
GAGTGGTCGGACAAGGAAGCCGGGGAGCGTGGTATTAAGATCAGCGGCGATGTTGTTTCGGAATGGATTAAAAAAACGCATGAAGTTTTTGGTGGGCCGCGCAAGACAATCGTATTTTGTGCAGGCGTGGCGCATGGACAAGACCTTTCAGCGAAGTTCAAGGAAGCCGGTTATAACTTTGTGTCGATCAGTTACAAGGACAGTGAACAAACCAAAAAGGCAATCTTTGACGAGTTTGCCAAGCCCGACAGCACTATCACCGGCCTGATTGCGACCGATATTTTGACCAAAGGCTTTGACTGTCCTGACGTGATGATTGGCGTATCGGCGAGGCCTTTCAGCAAATCATTCTCAAGCCATGTTCAGCAGTTGGGTAGACCAATGCGTCCATTTCCAGGCAAGGAGTTTGCCTTGTGGCTCGACCATTCCGGGAATTATTTACGATTCAAAGATGATTGGGAGTCGCTTTATCATGAAGGTTGTCACGAATTGCGCGACGATGCCGAAAAACCTAAAAAGGAGCCTACCAGCGAAGAAAAAGAGGCGGCAAAGTGCGGTAATTGCGGCGAATTGTGGGGGCCGGATCGGGACGTTTGCCAACATTGCGGCGCAACAAGACCAAAACGGAACAAGGTTATTGCAGTTCCGGGACAGCTCGAAGAAATCAAGATCGGCAAGAAGCCATACGGCGGCAATCGAATCGATTTGTGGAACGAGGTGTGTTCAATCGTTCGGCAAAAGGGCAATAAACCGGGCCGCGCATATTATCTATACAAAGAATTAGTTGGCAAAGAGCCGCCTAGACGGTTTGAAGATACGCCCACCGTCGATGTAAGCCGCGAGATTGCTAACTTGGTCAAGTCAAAAGATATTCGCTTTGCCAAAAGCAGGAGGGCCTCAAGATGAGCGCAATATCTTCACAATGTACAGGCAAGTGGTCGAGCATTTTATTAACGCTTGGTATCGATCAGACGCACCTATCAGGTAAGCATGCCCCCTGCCCGGCTTGCGGTGGGAAGGACAGGTTCCGATTTGACAATAAGGACGGGCGCGGGACGTTCTACTGTTCGAATTGCGGCGCGGGCGATGGTTTCACTCTGCTACAGAAAGTAAACGATTGGACCTTTTCCGAGTGCGCAAAGGAAATTGAAAAGATTGTCGGTAAATGCAGCGCAACACAATCCGATGTTAAACCAAAGCAGGCAACCAACGAGCAGCGACTAAAGCGCATCCATTCCGGCCTAAAGCGTATCACCCGCGATGATGCTGTGTGGCGATACCTGAAAGGCCGGGGTATAGACATTTTGCCTAAGAATGACGTTTTCTTTCACCCTGCAATCGACTATTGGCATAGGGACGATGCAGGAAAGCCGGTTAAGGTTGGCACGTTCCCGGCAATGGTTTCGGTTATGCGAAATCTTGATGACGAAGTCTGCACTTATCACGTTACATATCTTACCGATGAGGGGCAGAAAATCAGCGGATACCCGGCTAAAAAGATGATGCCGATTATTAAACCCCTACCCGGCGCATCAATCAGGCTAGGCGGTCAAGGTGAAATGGTCGGCATTTCGGAAGGCATTGAAACAGCACTTGCAGCTCAACAGCTCGAAGGTTATCCGTGTTGGGCGGCGGCTAATGCGGTTTTGATGGAACAGGTGCAAGTACCTAGCTACATAGGCGCGGTCGTAATCTATCCCGATGAGGACGCAAGCTTTACCGGACAGGCGGCGGCCTATGCCCTAGCCAAACGATTGAAGGCCGAGGGCAAGACGGTTTATGTGTCCCGCCTACTTGGCTTGGATGGTCAAATCATTATCGACAGTGGAGCCGACCGCGATTATTGCGACTACATAAAAGAGCAAAATGCAGAGGTATTTTAATTTATTCCAAAACCGGAAAAACGCCCGTTAGACCCCCATTTCGGGCGATTAGAATACCATTTCAAATTTTAGGAGTTACAAAAAATGACCCCAAAACCACAGCCACGCAAGACAAAAATCTTGCGAAACCGGGCGGAAAAAATCCTAACGGATGCGCTGAAAGATCAATGCGCACCGGCAGAATTACGCGTTAGTGCCGCAATCGCTACGCTTAAATATATCGTCCCACATCAACCAAATTCTTAATTGAAAAAGGAAATCCAAAATGAAAATCAATCAATCAATCTTCAATAACGCAGAACATGCACACAACCGCGCCGAGGCAGTATTGCAAGGCCTTGACGCAATGACCGAGGCCGACCGCGAAGGCATAAACGATGCCGTGCTTGTCGTTAAAAATCGGTTCATTCAGATCAAAGACGAGGCGAAAAAGATCATCGACGCGGCATACGAACGACACAACAATCGACCCGAAAAGCTGATTTCCATGGCGCTCAGAGTCCACCACGGAATTCCGCTCGAAATTTCGC
It includes:
- a CDS encoding DEAD/DEAH box helicase family protein, coding for MSGLALREYQEDSLNGLREGFAAGHGPQVLYLPTGGGKTEVAISMLKAAADKGHRAAMVLDRRVLCDQTSGRLDKYSIDHGVLMAGHWRRHTHKSIQICSAQTLEKMGSFPNLKLLIVDEAHNTRRSIVEFIKNNEAVKVVGLSASPFTKGLGGIYSNVVSRTTTAQLVEMGSLAPLRVFVCKQVDMSDAKKVAGEWSDKEAGERGIKISGDVVSEWIKKTHEVFGGPRKTIVFCAGVAHGQDLSAKFKEAGYNFVSISYKDSEQTKKAIFDEFAKPDSTITGLIATDILTKGFDCPDVMIGVSARPFSKSFSSHVQQLGRPMRPFPGKEFALWLDHSGNYLRFKDDWESLYHEGCHELRDDAEKPKKEPTSEEKEAAKCGNCGELWGPDRDVCQHCGATRPKRNKVIAVPGQLEEIKIGKKPYGGNRIDLWNEVCSIVRQKGNKPGRAYYLYKELVGKEPPRRFEDTPTVDVSREIANLVKSKDIRFAKSRRASR
- a CDS encoding primase-helicase zinc-binding domain-containing protein, coding for MSAISSQCTGKWSSILLTLGIDQTHLSGKHAPCPACGGKDRFRFDNKDGRGTFYCSNCGAGDGFTLLQKVNDWTFSECAKEIEKIVGKCSATQSDVKPKQATNEQRLKRIHSGLKRITRDDAVWRYLKGRGIDILPKNDVFFHPAIDYWHRDDAGKPVKVGTFPAMVSVMRNLDDEVCTYHVTYLTDEGQKISGYPAKKMMPIIKPLPGASIRLGGQGEMVGISEGIETALAAQQLEGYPCWAAANAVLMEQVQVPSYIGAVVIYPDEDASFTGQAAAYALAKRLKAEGKTVYVSRLLGLDGQIIIDSGADRDYCDYIKEQNAEVF